Proteins encoded together in one Oryzias latipes chromosome 11, ASM223467v1 window:
- the LOC101174409 gene encoding KH domain-containing, RNA-binding, signal transduction-associated protein 1: MENDDKYLPELLAEKDSLDVSFTHAMKLLNAEIDRIQKGETKKETETYLDLFTTKNIKLKERVLIPVKQYPKFNFVGKILGPQGNTIKRLQEETGAKISVLGKGSMRDKAKEEELRKGGEPKYAHLSMELHVFIEVFAPVPDAYLRMAHAMEEVKKFLFPDMMDDICQEQFMEMGYLNGGQEPRGRGGMPGRGRGGPPAAVHRGRGMPPRGSSARGGVTRGGPARGGAVRGAPAGRGGPAAASVRGSAAPRARPPTGGPPQRMAAPPGLQHTSSAAAESYDDYGYEESYTDTGYESYDSYYSQPQAEPEYYDYGHGDATQSYDSYGQDDWNGTQRTAGGKVPPSSRGAKTSYREHPYRQY; the protein is encoded by the exons ATGGAGAACGACGATAAATATCTGCCTGAGCTTCTAGCGGAGAAGGACAGCCTGGACGTGTCTTTCACTCACGCCATGAAACTTTTGAACGCAG AAATCGATCGAATCCAGAAAGGTGAGACCAAAAAGGAGACAGAAACCTATCTGGACCTTTTCACAACAAAGAACATCAAGCTGAAGGAGCGAGTGCTCATCCCCGTCAAGCAGTACCCCAAG tttaatTTCGTGGGAAAGATTTTGGGACCTCAGGGGAACACCATCAAGCGTCTGCAGGAGGAGACCGGAGCCAAGATCTCTGTGCTGGGCAAAGGATCCATGAGAGACAAGGCTAAG GAGGAGGAACTGAGGAAAGGCGGCGAGCCCAAGTATGCCCACCTGTCCATGGAGCTGCACGTGTTCATCGAGGTGTTCGCGCCCGTGCCCGACGCTTACCTACGCATGGCGCACGCCATGGAGGAGGTCAAGAAGTTCCTGTTTCCG GACATGATGGATGACATCTGCCAGGAGCAGTTCATGGAGATGGGCTACCTCAACGGAGGGCAGGAGCCCCGGGGCCGAGGCGGGATGCCGGGCAGGGGCCGCGGGGGCCCGCCTGCTGCAGTCCACAG GGGGAGGGGCATGCCTCCCCGCGGGTCTTCAGCCAGGGGGGGTGTGACTCGAGGTGGCCCGGCCAGAGGCGGCGCAGTCAGGGGGGCCCCGGCGGGCAGGGGGGGACCCGCAGCCGCGTCTGTCAGGGGAAGTGCGGCTCCACGTGCCAGACCCCCAACTGGAGGACCCCCCCAGAGAATGGCCGCACCCCCTGGCCTTCAGCACACCTCCAGTGCAGCTGCTGAAAGCTACGATGATTAT GGCTACGAGGAGAGCTACACGGACACGGGCTACGAGTCCTACGACAGCTATTACAGCCAGCCGCAGGC AGAACCAGAATACTACGACTACGGACACGGAGACGCTACACAGTCGTATGACTCGTATG GTCAAGACGACTGGAACGGCACCCAGCGGACAGCCGGAGGGAAGGTCCCTCCCTCTTCTAGAGGAGCCAAGACTTCGTACCGGGAGCATCCGTACCGGCAGTACTAA